Proteins encoded within one genomic window of Amycolatopsis nigrescens CSC17Ta-90:
- a CDS encoding alpha/beta fold hydrolase, which translates to MPRLPLPRTRGTRLTTLALVVVVLVAAGLLWSRNGDEPVAVKTQEATIDVPAAPGSADRVQLDATLYTPEKTPAPAILLPHGFGGDKNSVASDARELTQRGFVVLTYSARGFGRSTGKIGLNDPDYEVADGQRLLDYLATRPEVRTENGDPKVGVTGGSYGGALALLLAGRDKRVDAIAPMITYNDLGQGLVPNAATTGPVATTPAAGAFGKDGVFKRSWAGIFFSAGSGARSGSSGDPGMEAPEPGDETDNSSQGGSGQSGGASAPAGAPQQGGPPSPPAADPCGRFTEQLCQAYTELATTGRASQQTMDMLTRLSPASVTGSITAPTLLVQGENDTLFGLDQSDATARQIAAAGGKVSTIWYTGGHDGGRPGPQLRARIADWLSFQLTGNGKDPGTGFGYDIQGTLQANGTPSVRAVEAAGYPGLGGGGTERRPVALSGEPQNIVNPPGGNPASVSGMPGLNGLLSGSSRLSGLFGRDPDGQSARFTSAPVTSQLLITGASTVKLRVSATTTAGRTPTDAALFVKLYDVGPDGARTLPSNAIAPIRVSGLAADGTPSEVTVTLPGIVRPIEAGHSLQLVVSTTDQAYSPSLEPAAYRVSLAGGELSVPVVPGTAVSTGWPVGQVLGIAGVLVLAVLVGLGAAVRRRRAHQVDAELAEVPMVISDLTKSYPGGLVAVNQLSFRVEPGQVLGLLGPNGAGKTTTLRMLMGLIKPSGGDIRVFGHRITPGAPVLSRIGSFVEGAGFLPHLSGEQNLKLYWDSTGRPLDKAHLAEALEIAGLGDAVKRKVRTYSQGMRQRLAIAQAMLGLPELLVLDEPTNGLDPPQIHQMREVLQRYAATGRTVVVSSHLLAEVEQTCSHVVVMHRGKLVASGEVGDIVAAGGEATFRVDQPEAAATALRAVGGVSDVDIEGNLVHADLDGLPRSEAVATLVHAGVSVEQAGPRRRLEDAFLQLVGEDSSS; encoded by the coding sequence GTGCCCAGACTCCCCCTTCCTCGCACCCGCGGCACCCGGCTCACCACCCTGGCGCTGGTCGTCGTGGTGCTGGTCGCCGCGGGGCTGCTGTGGTCCCGCAACGGGGACGAACCCGTCGCGGTCAAGACCCAGGAAGCCACCATCGACGTGCCGGCCGCGCCGGGTTCCGCCGATCGTGTGCAGCTGGACGCGACGCTGTACACCCCCGAAAAGACCCCCGCACCGGCCATCCTGCTGCCGCACGGGTTCGGCGGTGACAAGAACAGCGTCGCCAGTGACGCGCGGGAGCTGACCCAGCGCGGGTTCGTGGTGCTCACCTACTCGGCCCGCGGGTTCGGCCGCAGCACCGGCAAGATCGGGCTGAACGACCCGGACTACGAGGTGGCGGACGGCCAGCGGCTGCTCGACTACCTGGCCACCCGGCCCGAGGTGCGCACCGAGAACGGTGACCCGAAGGTCGGCGTCACCGGCGGTTCCTACGGCGGCGCGCTGGCACTGCTGCTGGCCGGCCGCGACAAGCGGGTGGACGCGATCGCGCCGATGATCACCTACAACGACCTCGGCCAGGGCCTGGTGCCGAACGCGGCGACCACCGGCCCGGTCGCCACTACCCCGGCCGCCGGCGCGTTCGGCAAGGACGGCGTGTTCAAGCGCTCCTGGGCGGGCATCTTCTTCTCCGCCGGTTCGGGCGCTCGCTCCGGCAGCAGCGGCGACCCCGGGATGGAGGCGCCGGAACCGGGAGACGAGACCGACAACTCCAGCCAGGGCGGCTCGGGACAGAGCGGGGGCGCGAGCGCCCCGGCCGGCGCACCGCAGCAGGGCGGTCCCCCGTCGCCGCCCGCGGCCGACCCCTGCGGCCGCTTCACCGAACAGCTCTGCCAGGCCTACACCGAGCTGGCCACCACCGGCAGGGCGAGCCAGCAGACCATGGACATGCTGACCCGGCTCTCCCCTGCCTCGGTGACCGGCTCGATCACCGCGCCGACGCTGCTGGTGCAGGGCGAGAACGACACGCTGTTCGGCCTCGACCAGTCCGACGCCACGGCCAGGCAGATCGCCGCGGCCGGCGGCAAGGTCAGCACCATCTGGTACACCGGCGGCCACGACGGCGGCCGGCCGGGACCGCAGCTGCGCGCCCGGATCGCGGACTGGCTGTCGTTCCAGCTCACCGGGAACGGCAAGGACCCCGGCACCGGCTTCGGCTACGACATCCAGGGAACCCTGCAGGCCAACGGCACGCCGTCGGTCCGCGCGGTCGAGGCGGCGGGTTACCCCGGACTCGGCGGAGGCGGCACCGAGCGCCGCCCGGTCGCCCTGTCCGGCGAGCCGCAGAACATCGTGAACCCGCCCGGCGGCAACCCGGCCTCGGTCAGCGGAATGCCGGGACTGAACGGCCTGCTCAGCGGCTCGTCGCGGCTGTCCGGCCTGTTCGGGCGGGATCCGGACGGCCAGTCGGCGCGGTTCACCTCCGCGCCGGTCACGTCGCAGCTGCTCATCACCGGCGCTTCGACGGTCAAGCTGCGCGTCAGTGCCACTACGACCGCAGGCCGGACGCCCACCGACGCGGCGCTGTTCGTGAAGCTCTACGACGTGGGCCCGGACGGGGCACGCACGCTGCCGTCCAACGCCATCGCCCCGATCCGGGTGTCCGGGCTGGCCGCCGACGGCACGCCGTCCGAGGTCACCGTGACGCTGCCCGGCATCGTGCGCCCGATCGAGGCCGGGCACAGCCTGCAGCTGGTGGTCAGCACCACCGACCAGGCCTACAGCCCGTCCCTCGAACCCGCCGCCTACCGGGTGTCCCTCGCCGGCGGCGAGCTGTCCGTGCCGGTGGTGCCCGGCACCGCGGTGAGCACCGGCTGGCCGGTCGGCCAGGTGCTCGGCATCGCCGGTGTGCTGGTGCTGGCCGTTCTGGTCGGCCTCGGCGCCGCGGTGCGCCGGCGCCGCGCGCACCAGGTGGACGCCGAGCTGGCCGAGGTCCCGATGGTGATCAGCGACCTGACGAAGTCCTACCCCGGCGGGCTGGTCGCGGTGAACCAGCTGTCCTTCCGGGTGGAGCCGGGCCAGGTGCTCGGCCTGCTCGGCCCGAACGGGGCGGGCAAGACGACCACGCTGCGCATGCTGATGGGCCTGATCAAGCCGAGCGGCGGGGACATCAGGGTGTTCGGCCACCGGATCACGCCCGGCGCACCCGTGCTCTCCCGCATCGGGTCCTTTGTGGAGGGTGCGGGATTCCTGCCGCACCTGTCCGGGGAGCAGAACCTGAAGCTGTACTGGGACAGCACCGGGCGCCCGCTGGACAAGGCGCACCTGGCCGAGGCGCTGGAGATCGCCGGTCTCGGCGACGCGGTCAAGCGCAAGGTGCGCACCTACAGCCAGGGCATGCGGCAGCGGCTGGCCATCGCACAGGCCATGCTCGGCCTGCCGGAGCTGCTCGTGCTCGACGAACCGACCAACGGGCTCGACCCGCCACAGATCCACCAGATGCGGGAGGTGCTGCAGCGCTACGCCGCCACCGGCCGCACGGTGGTGGTCTCCAGCCACCTGCTGGCGGAGGTCGAGCAGACCTGTTCGCACGTGGTCGTGATGCACCGGGGCAAGCTGGTCGCCTCCGGCGAGGTCGGCGACATCGTGGCGGCGGGCGGCGAAGCGACGTTCCGGGTGGATCAGCCGGAGGCCGCGGCCACCGCGCTGCGCGCGGTCGGCGGAGTGTCCGATGTGGACATCGAGGGCAACCTGGTGCACGCGGACCTGGACGGGCTGCCCCGTTCGGAGGCGGTGGCCACCCTGGTGCACGCCGGGGTGTCGGTGGAACAGGCCGGGCCACGGCGGCGGCTGGAAGACGCGTTCCTTCAGCTCGTCGGAGAGGATTCGAGCTCATGA